The genomic window ACAAGAAGTGTGGGAAGAATTCGAAATTCAAATTGTGACTATCGAATGCGACAAGGACCATGCTCATATTTTTTTAAACGCGCCCCCAAAACGAAGTCCTTCCGAGATCATGGCTAAAAT from Bacillaceae bacterium S4-13-56 includes these protein-coding regions:
- the tnpA gene encoding IS200/IS605 family transposase is translated as QEVWEEFEIQIVTIECDKDHAHIFLNAPPKRSPSEIMAKMKGFTSKKIREEFPQLQHLSSLWTRSFFVTTEENV